In Leopardus geoffroyi isolate Oge1 chromosome D1, O.geoffroyi_Oge1_pat1.0, whole genome shotgun sequence, the genomic stretch cctgttttctccttaaTTTACTCCTCACAACAGTCTACAAATCAGTGCCACATGTTACAAATGTAATACCTAAGGGctagaaaggttaagtgacttgtgaAATTTACACTCTTAGTAAGTAATGGAGACAGCCATTCTGACTATAATATCCCCAGAAGCCCCTAAATCATAATGCGGTGACTAAATGGATCTGCTGTATttccacattaattttttaaaacacagaatattCAAACACAAAACAGTTATCTGTTGCTGAATAGTATTTTATTAGCTTAATAATTTGGGCCTGCCCTTAGCATTAATAAGCTTCAGCACTAATCACAAGATTTTCATTCATTGGTGGggacattttcttgttttaaaaaatgcagtcaGAGAAAGGGCATCTACTTCTTGGGGGCTGCGGTAACAGCAGGCTTCTCTTCACGGGTGATGGGAATGGTACGCTCAGGGCCAGAGGCCTGCTTCCTTGGTCCATTCACAGTGAGGACCCCATCAGATGACAGGGATGAAGTAATGGCGAGAGGGTCCACATCAGCTGGGATCCGGTATTTCCTGTGGAACTCCCGGGAGATAAAACCATGTTCATCCTAATCCaagagaggaaatgaggaaatgaggaaaaagagaggTAAGAACAGGAGGTAGCACCACTTGCTGAGAACTCAGACATCCTTCTTCCCTTAGGTGTGACCATACGCGTTTgcaacaagaaaggaaaacttaacAGCTGTTCTGGTTGGGGCTGAGATAAAGTTGCCTAGGTGGTCACTCCTCCCAAGGAGAGTCTGAGAAGTCAAAGAGCAAAACCTTGAAGGCTCTCCAAATTGAGGCATGGATATTTTTATGGGTATTTCCCAAAGGTTTAGATCAATGTTTGTTGGGCCTACAGGATCTAGAATATCGTCCATCATTGAAGATCTGAGTCCCTAAGGAAGCCCCAAAATTGTCCTGACTCTTCAGGAATGTCCCAGAATGTTCCAGACCAATAGGACTGctgctaaaaacaacaacaagagcAACAAAACTTCATCCAGGGAGACTATGACCCAAAGTTAAATCCCATAAGCAAAACTGAAACAGCCTGAGGACCTCGAACCTTACTGTCTGATGCACAAGTATCGGAGTTATCAACAATTGGTCAGCAGCTGCCACATTTAAAAACCCTCCCAGAAATTAATGAGAATCTGTTCCATATTCTAGGATTCTGCTAAACACTAGCTGATTCTAATCTTTATACCAGCATGTAGGCAGACAATTAAGTGATTTCCACATGGGCTGCAGGATTTTAGCTGCTGAGTGTAGCTCTGAAACTTAGGCAAAGCAAGTTGTTGAGCATTTAGATGGGCTAAAGATGAGAGGATTCAGGAGCATATGAAAACAACATCCCAAAGTCAAGGGTCTTCAGGGTACCTGCAATTCATATAGTGACGTAAAGCAATCACATGTCCAACAAATGCTATTCCTAAATCAGTGGTCCTCAACTTTGAATGTACATTAGAATTACCTAGGGAGCTTCCCCCCACCTtgcccctttaaaaaatgttgatgcCTGGTGCCCACCCCTAAAAATTTTGGTCTGTAATATGCCTAAGCACTGGAACTTTTTCATTCCCCTAGTGATTCTAAGGTGGCCAAAAACTACGGGTTTAAATGGGAAGTAAACATCCCATCTATCCCACCTAAGGCAATCAAATCAGAATGAACAACAAAGATCACTTCTCTGGCCCAAACAACAACAGCAGGTCTGTCCCTGTCCCAGACCTTTCTGGCTTAAGACTGGAGGTTGCCAGACTCAGAGGCTGATggcagtgtctggcatatagttttcactgaatgaatgagaagagaaagcaagCTACGCACCTGGCGCTCTTCATGTTTGCCGTGCACCTCAATCACGTCTCCCAACACCTTGACCTTCAGTTCCTCTGGAGAGAAGTGCTTCACATCCAGGTTGACAGAGAATCTATCCTTCTCCAGACGCATCTAGAAATGGcaagggggagaaaagatggtAGGAATGTGGATTACACTAGTACAGTCTCATCATTCTGCAGACtttatcctccttttttttttttttttttttttttttttttgacgaaaaaaatcccattttgaaTAAACATGGCTCTCTGGTTCAGGGGAGTCACCACAGTGGTACCCAAGGCATAGCACATGGGCATCAGATCCTAACTTTATTTACAGGGACAGGAAAGAAGACAGGCCACCCAGGCCAATCAAAAGGATGGGTCTGGGCAAGGTTTCTGCTGCCTCTCTGACCCTGATGCCCGGCCTTGTCATTTGTCCATGAGACAAAGGCCCCTTCTTCTTGCTCAGACCTCTGCCAAGTTTCCCACCCACTCAATCTGGAATGTTCTCCTAGCCCTGATTGTCCTTCCAAAGCCCTTGCTCACTCAGCTCCTGTTTACTcatacttgaatatttttaaaccagTGTATTATCTGTGACAGCTCTGTTAATCTTATCTGTTCACCCCATTCTCCCACCTTCTTAGGACAAGTGAGGAGGGGCCCCAAGAATTGGcctatattcttttctccttaggTATGGGCCCAGGTCAGTGCCCTGTCACAGCCCTGAGAAACCTGGGAAATCATAGACAAAGgaattgaaaggaagaaaatagtgGTTGCTGTCTCCAGCTCCATGCAGTGGAGGTGAAAAACTCAGCATGAGGCAGGACTGTTTTCCTGATCTGAAACTTGAAGTAATAAAATTTATCAGGAGTATGAGGGATTAGAAGAGGTGAGCAAAGGAGTCTGAAGGCAGATCTTTCCCTGGATCTTTATGAATCAAACCAGAAAGGGGCATCCTACTTAGAAGTTAGGGGATAGAGGGTGATTTTCACAGCACatggaaaaaatgtaataaagcaGGATACAGAAGAGCATCCGATACAAACAGACAACTGGGTGAAAGAACCAGTAACCCAGTCTTCCTTCCCTGGTGGACACACGAGTGCCTAAAACACTTAGATGTAGCCAGATGTaggcaaggagaaaaaggagagcagGTGGATAGGTTTCCAGGAGGTTCCAGGAAGAACTCTCCTGTCCTGGCAGAGGGAAACTTACCTCTGAGAGCCCAGTGTCAATCCAGCTGGGTGCCCGCAGGAATGAGGGTGGCCGGAGGTAGAAGGGGCTCAGGGAAGTAGAAGTTGGGAAGAGCTCAGACTCCAACAGGTGCTCCCCGAAGAACTGGTCAAAGAGGCGGCTGggggagtggaaaggaaagaagggccGGCGGATCCAGGGGTGGTGGATGGCGATGTCCATGGTGGCTAGGTGAGTGGAGGGGGTCAGCTGGCTGGTCAGCTCCTTCAGCCGCAGCAACAGCCAGCCCCTTATATACGCAGTCTTGTGAAGCTTCTGGAATGGTGATGTCAGGAGTTTTATTATCCCAGCTCACCGCCCGTTCATGGACACTTGTGATCGGGGATTTGGCAGTGTGACACATACCCAGTACTCACTGagctaagaaaagagaaatacaaacacgTCTGAGCTGGCCagtgacttgtgctggtcttgTTTCACTAGCTTTCCGTCCACGCCCAatggcgcccccaccccccccccacccccgcccttctCTGGAGTTGGGTTGAAGTCAGGAATCCTAAGCAGGAGGGTgctgtgcccctcctcctcctctgcagcctAGCATGCCAGGGGAATTGGGCCAGCGACTATCTTGGGCCTGGGCAGGAACTGGAATCTTCCTAGGCTGGGCCCCAGGGACATTAACTCTTTGTGGGTCCCTAGAGGAGAGCAGTAATCACCAACAAGTCAGTGCCAGGCATCTGTGTGGTGCCCGGGGTCTACCCGGGTTCAGGAAAGGACTCTGACATTGATCTGGGCAGGGGgacccttccctccaccccaaagAAAAGGTGGAAAAGTTTCTTGCATCTCTCACCTTCCATAGCACACAGAACATTTAAACCAGGAGAGCTTTATGAAGAAGGGTGCAAGGtgcctgggaaggaggaggagaggaggcaatGTGGAAAAtgtacaaactgagggtttcagCGAGGTCTCTCCAGGGCCTCCCACACcagcctccccatccccagctgGCTGCCCAGCCAGAACCCCCAGCTGTCCTTTCGGGCAGCCTGTGACAGCTGAAGGGTGTGAGGCGGGGGGGAGAGCACGGGGGTCCAGGCGGGGCTGGTCGCACACTTGTCACTGGCGCTCAGGGCCCCggttccccgcccctcccccgccccaggctctgcactattttGGGTGGTGTagaccccgcccccacccccgacagAGCCCCGGCTCTCCAGGCAGCTGGAGGGGTCGCTGCACCTCGGACCAGGGCCGCCGACGCCTCTGCAGCCATGTCAGGCCGCTCGGTGCCACATGCCCACCCGGCCACCACCGAGTACGAATTCGCCAACCCCAGCCGTCTGGGCGAGCAGCGCTTCGGAGAAGGTATGGCACAGACGCCACCCCCcttgcttcccacccccacctcctgaaATTCTGGGCTGACCTCCCAATGGTACTGGCCTCCACCCCACTGCAGGCTTAACTGAACTCCTGGGGCGAGCCATCTCCCACCCCAAACTCCCCCTCCGTCCCCAGCCAAGCAGGGCTCGGTCCCCTTCCTACTGACCTCGGGGCAGACGCGGTGCCGCAAGGCTCCCATGCCTGTCCCTGACACCCTCGCTGTGCCTTCTGGTTCCCCTTCTGTCCACCCAGCCCCCTTTTGGTttgccctcctccacccccaagtctccttccccatctcagtCCCCTCTTTCCAGTTGCCTCCTTCCAGTTGCtaattcccacccccacccccaccccggcctcatTTTCCTACTTCTCTTGACTCCTCTCCTGctttccctgctcctcctctcctgaTCTCCCCATTTCACCCTTGTTCCCACCCCGTTCTCCCTCATCCTGcctcttgccttctttctctgcccctcaggcCTCCTGCCAGAAGAGATCCTGACCCCCACCCTCTACCACGGCTACTATGTGCGGCCCCGGGCCACTGCagctggggagggcagcagggcaggggcctCGGAGCTCAGGCTCAGTGAGGGTAAATTTCAGGCATTTCTGGATGTGAGCCACTTCACCCCAGATGAGGTGACTGTAAGGACTGTGGACAACCTGCTGGAGGTGTCTGCCAGGCACCCCCAGCGCCTGGACCGCCACGGCTTCGTGTCCCGAGAGTTCTGCCGCACCTATGTCCTGCCTGCTGACGTGGACCCCTGGCGGGTCCGCGCAGCTCTCTCCCACGATGGCATCCTTAACCTGGAGGCACCTCGGGGTGGCCGACATTTGGACACGGAGGTCAACGAGGTCTACATCTCCCTGCTCCCTGCGCCTCCAGatccagaggaagaggaggaggcaggcagagcgGAGCCCTGAGTGCCCTGGAGCCAGCACCCAGCGAGCCCCTTTCCACCTCCCGCCGTGATAGGAGCAGCTGCCCACCGCCCCAGAGGTAGCAGCATccttgggggaagggaaaagtgcATGGCCCACAATGTATGGTTTGGTCCCTTGAGACATGTCAAAGTGTTTGTTTAGTCCTGGGTGGAGCTGAATAAACCCCAATCTCAGGGCCTTGTCTGTGCTTCTCCCTATTCTGTG encodes the following:
- the HSPB2 gene encoding heat shock protein beta-2; the protein is MSGRSVPHAHPATTEYEFANPSRLGEQRFGEGLLPEEILTPTLYHGYYVRPRATAAGEGSRAGASELRLSEGKFQAFLDVSHFTPDEVTVRTVDNLLEVSARHPQRLDRHGFVSREFCRTYVLPADVDPWRVRAALSHDGILNLEAPRGGRHLDTEVNEVYISLLPAPPDPEEEEEAGRAEP
- the CRYAB gene encoding alpha-crystallin B chain, which produces MDIAIHHPWIRRPFFPFHSPSRLFDQFFGEHLLESELFPTSTSLSPFYLRPPSFLRAPSWIDTGLSEMRLEKDRFSVNLDVKHFSPEELKVKVLGDVIEVHGKHEERQDEHGFISREFHRKYRIPADVDPLAITSSLSSDGVLTVNGPRKQASGPERTIPITREEKPAVTAAPKK